From a region of the Zingiber officinale cultivar Zhangliang chromosome 4B, Zo_v1.1, whole genome shotgun sequence genome:
- the LOC121978486 gene encoding receptor like protein 23-like yields MGLNSSSNQLKENVPVNVYRKLKHLNLAGNSLTKIPFDMRSLVNLEYLDLSSNEITGEISLSKGNLNHLKHLDMSGNQISGEIPLNLCNHIHLEYLDLHDNQVTKEIPVSMENLIYLKYLDLHGNRITGVIPHSLGNLIHLEHLDLSINQITEGIPLSLGNLIHLEHLDLSYNQIAGGIPLSLGNLIHLEHLDLSNNQITGDMHVSMNNLIHLEYLDLSWNHITGEIPLSMGNLTSLLHLNVSVNEFSGCIPDVLGNLVYLKDLLMRANNLSCQIPENIGRLHSLLDFDASINNLKGQIPLSFGDLCNLETLNLYQNNIGGELTNLFDGLSKCPQGSKLQAIYIYGNKLSGSIPSSLGKLAQLQFLDISWNSLQGNMTEAHFSQLTSLQYLNTSYNSLNYILLDDWLPPFNAQRIYMRYCHLKARFPSWIQTQTTLFELDLSGVGLYGNIPGWFSDFILNNSDISLDVSSNNFTGQLPSSLSTIMDLSNNSFEGTIPLSYANFEHSEVLKLSNNHIHGSLPAFFCNLSNLNVLHLSNNYLSGEIPNCHGSYPISLNSLHMNSNNLSGSFPSFLRNCTELVSLDLGGNKFSSEIPEWVGRSFPLLKFLRLSSNLFHHVIPKSIGNLTSLQVLDFSSNNFIGSIPSTIENFSFMLVKQNYTSNGLYYPYSQACNYSGFYCFNGNVEYLGDDNILITAKGSTNEYTKALSAVSSIDLSNNELSGEIPQEITRLHGLCFLNLSNNHLSGRIPENIGAMKELESLDLSMNSLMGEIPSDLSSLNFLSSLNLSHNNLSGRIPAGGQLSTFNDSIYAGNKGLCGVPLPECSSDEVNHSPSQEEDAEDDEKLERVLHYVFIVMGYIVGFWTYLGIMFMKKSSKITLFRMVDKMHDWMYVQLSLKFAKLKLKWQRKSSST; encoded by the coding sequence ATGGGACTCAATTCGTCAAGTAACCAGTTAAAAGAAAATGTTCCTGTGAATGTCTATAGGAAGTTGAAGCATTTGAATTTAGCTGGTAATTCTTTAACAAAAATTCCATTTGATATGAGAAGCCTTGTCAACTTGGAATATCTAGATTTGTCATCTAATGAAATCACTGGAGAGATATCTTTAAGCAAAGGCAACCTTAACCACCTGAAGCATCTAGATATGTCAGGTAATCAAATCAGTGGGGAGATACCTTTGAATCTGTGCAATCATATTCACTTGGAGTATTTAGATTTGCATGATAATCAAGTCACTAAAGAGATACCTGTAAGCATGGAAAATCTTATTTATTTGAAGTATCTAGATTTGCATGGCAATCGAATCACTGGAGTCATACCTCACAGCCTGGGCAATCTTATCCACTTGGAGCATCTAGATTTGTCAATTAATCAGATCACTGAAGGCATTCCTCTGAGCCTGGGCAACCTGATCCACTTGGAGCATCTAGATTTGTCGTATAATCAAATCGCTGGAGGGATTCCTCTGAGCCTGGGCAACCTTATACATTTGGAGCATCTAGATTTGTCAAATAATCAAATCACTGGAGACATGCATGTGAGCATGAACAATCTTATCCACTTGGAGTATTTAGATTTATCTTGGAATCATATTACTGGAGAAATACCTTTGAGCATGGGCAACCTCACAAGCTTGTTACATTTGAATGTGTCAGTAAATGAATTTTCGGGATGCATACCAGATGTTTTGGGAAATCTCGTCTATTTGAAGGACTTACTCATGCGTGCTAATAATCTCTCTTGTCAAATACCAGAAAACATTGGCAGACTTCACAGCCTGTTGGATTTTGATGCATCAATAAATAACTTGAAGGGGCAGATACCATTGAGTTTTGGTGATCTTTGCAACTTGGAGACTTTGAATTTGTACCAGAATAATATTGGTGGAGAATTAACAAATCTATTTGATGGTTTGTCTAAATGCCCACAAGGATCCAAGTTACAGGCCATATACATTTATGGCAATAAGTTGAGTGGGTCAATCCCTTCTAGTCTTGGGAAATTAGCTCAACTACAATTCCTGGATATCTCATGGAATTCATTACAGGGCAACATGACTGAAGCTCACTTCTCCCAGCTCACTAGCTTACAGTATTTGAATACATCTTATAACTCCTTGAATTATATTTTATTAGATGATTGGCTTCCTCCATTCAATGCTCAAAGGATTTATATGAGATATTGTCATTTAAAAGCTAGATTTCCTTCTTGGATTCAAACGCAAACAACTTTGTTTGAACTTGATTTATCTGGAGTTGGACTTTATGGAAATATTCCAGGTTGGTTCTCGGATTTCATTTTGAACAATTCAGATATTTCTCTCGATGTAAGCTCAAACAATTTCACTGGCCAGTTACCTTCTAGTTTATCTACCATTATGGATCTATCAAATAACTCTTTTGAAGGAACAATTCCATTAAGCTATGCAAATTTTGAACACTCTGAAGTATTAAAGTTGTCTAATAATCATATCCATGGTAGTTTGCCGGCTTTCTTTTGCAATCTCAGTAATTTAAATGTACTACACCTATCTAACAATTACTTATCAGGTGAAATTCCAAATTGCCATGGATCATATCCAATTAGTTTGAACTCCCTGCACATGAATAGTAACAATTTATCAGGATCATTTccttctttcttaagaaattgtACTGAATTAGTGAGTCTTGATCTCGGTGGGAATAAATTTTCTAGTGAAATACCAGAATGGGTGGGAAGGAGCTTCCCGTTGCTAAAATTTCTTCGTTTGAGCTCAAACTTATTCCATCATGTTATTCCAAAGAGTATAGGAAATCTTACTTCCCTCCAAGTTTTGGATTTTTCGTCCAACAATTTTATTGGCAGTATACCTTCCACTATCGAAAATTTCAGTTTTATGCTCGTGAAACAAAACTACACTTCAAATGGATTATATTATCCTTATTCTCAAGCTTGCAACTACTCTGGCTTTTACTGTTTTAATGGCAACGTGGAATATCTCGGCGATGATAATATTCTTATAACTGCAAAAGGGTCAACCAATGAATACACTAAAGCTCTTAGTGCGGTGTCAAGCATAGACCTATCTAACAATGAGCTTTCTGGTGAGATTCCACAAGAGATCACGAGGCTGCATGGATTGTGCTTCCTCAACTTATCCAACAACCATTTATCAGGAAGGATTCCAGAAAATATTGGTGCCATGAAGGAATTGGAGTCTCTTGACTTGTCAATGAATAGTCTCATGGGAGAAATTCCTTCCGACCTATCTTCCTTGAACTTTCTCAGCTCCTTGAATCTCTCCCACAACAATTTATCTGGAAGAATCCCAGCAGGTGGTCAGCTTTCTACCTTCAATGACTCGATCTATGCCGGCAATAAGGGCCTTTGTGGTGTGCCGCTTCCAGAGTGTTCTAGTGATGAAGTAAATCATTCACCATCTCAAGAAGAAGATGCAGAAGATGATGAGAAGCTTGAAAGAGTTCTACATTATGTCTTTATTGTTATGGGATATATAGTTGGATTCTGGACATATTTGGGCATTATGTTCATGAAAAAGTCCTCAAAGATTACTCTCTTCCGGATGGTGGACAAGATGCATGACTGGATGTACGTGCAACTCTCACTGAAGTTTGCAAAGCTGAAATTGAAATGGCAAAGAAAGAGTTCAAGCACTTGA